Proteins encoded by one window of Juglans regia cultivar Chandler chromosome 15, Walnut 2.0, whole genome shotgun sequence:
- the LOC109012236 gene encoding uncharacterized protein LOC109012236 — MKGVMRFGKKGKLSPRYMGPFEILDQIGPVAYRVALPLEFLRVHNVFHVSMLRKYNHSPTHVIDHEPLQIQENMTYTEEPIRILDRKEQVLQTRTIPLVKVLWNNHAINEASWEFEEEMRVKYPHLFDENFDSL; from the coding sequence atgaaaggagttatgagattcggaaagaagggtaagttgagcccAAGATATATGGGaccgtttgagattcttgatcaaattggaccagtggcttatAGAGTGGCTTTACCACTGGAATTCTTGAGAGTGCataatgtgtttcatgtgtctatgTTGAGAAAGTACAACCATTCCCCCACCCACGTTATAGATCATGAACCACTTCAGATTCAAGAGAATATGACCTACACCGAGGAACCAATACGGATTTTGGACAGGAAAGAACAAGTGTTACAGACTCGAACTATCCCTTTGGTTAAAGTgttgtggaataatcatgctattaacGAAGCATCTTGggaattcgaggaagagatgcgaGTTAAGTACCCCCACCTGTTCGACGAGAATTTTGATAGCTTGTAG